In one window of Massilibacterium senegalense DNA:
- a CDS encoding hydroxymethylglutaryl-CoA lyase — translation MFPSHVTIKEVGPRDGLQNEQTFVPTETKIQWIEQLSETGLSYIEVTSFVHPKWIPQLKDAEEVLKNIEKNKDVTYAALIPNRHGLERAIQVGLDEASVFMSATNAHNKKNINKSTDEAIVALKQVIAEAKQANIPVRGYLSTVFGCPYEGKVSVEKVKKISYTLLEAGIYELSLGDTIGVANPKQVEYVLRELLKEIPKDKLALHFHNTRGFAIANIYASLQLGMATFDSALGGLGGCPYAKGASGNVATDDVVHFMHELGVETGIKEEALFQATRFIEPHIDHPLTSHSLKVNREQCV, via the coding sequence ATGTTTCCTAGCCATGTGACCATTAAGGAAGTTGGCCCGCGTGATGGATTACAAAATGAACAGACGTTTGTGCCAACCGAGACAAAAATTCAATGGATCGAACAATTAAGTGAAACAGGGCTTTCGTATATAGAAGTGACTTCTTTCGTTCATCCAAAATGGATTCCACAATTAAAAGACGCAGAAGAAGTATTAAAAAATATTGAAAAAAACAAAGATGTGACGTATGCAGCACTTATTCCCAATCGTCATGGATTAGAACGCGCTATTCAAGTGGGATTAGACGAAGCAAGTGTGTTTATGTCTGCTACGAATGCACATAACAAAAAAAATATTAATAAATCCACAGACGAAGCTATCGTTGCGTTAAAACAAGTCATTGCAGAAGCAAAACAGGCGAATATTCCCGTTCGGGGATATTTGTCTACCGTTTTTGGTTGTCCTTATGAAGGGAAGGTATCGGTGGAAAAGGTGAAAAAAATTAGTTACACCTTGCTTGAAGCTGGTATTTATGAATTGTCACTAGGAGACACAATCGGGGTAGCTAATCCTAAACAAGTGGAATACGTGCTACGTGAGTTATTGAAAGAAATTCCAAAAGATAAGCTAGCCCTTCATTTTCATAATACACGTGGTTTTGCCATTGCTAATATTTATGCGAGTTTACAACTTGGAATGGCAACCTTTGATAGTGCTTTGGGTGGACTCGGTGGTTGCCCTTATGCGAAAGGAGCATCTGGTAATGTCGCAACAGATGATGTCGTTCATTTTATGCATGAACTTGGAGTGGAAACGGGCATAAAGGAAGAGGCTCTTTTTCAAGCGACACGATTTATTGAACCACATATCGATCATCCATTAACGAGCCATTCTCTTAAAGTAAACCGTGAACAATGTGTATAG
- the hemL gene encoding glutamate-1-semialdehyde 2,1-aminomutase — MRSYINSKKAQEKAEKLMPGGVNSPVRAFKSVHMDPIFMDHGKGSKVYDIDGNEYIDYVLSWGPLILGHADDRVVESLKKVAEKGTSFGASTLMETKLAELVIERVPSIEVIRMVNSGTEATMSALRLARGYTGRNKIMKFEGSYHGHGDSLLIKAGSGVATLGLPDSPGVPESIAKNTVTAAYNDLDAVRQAFEQYGDDIACIIVEPVAGNMGLVPPLSGFLQGLRDITNEYGALLIFDEVMTGFRVDYGCAQGLFGVTPDLTTLGKVIGGGLPVGAFGGKREIMEQIAPSGPIYQAGTLSGNPLAMTAGYETLVQLTPAAYEEINRKADKLQAGLIKAAEKYDIPHCVNRVGSMFGFFFTNEKVINYETAKTSDLEMFAEYYKLMADQGIFLPPSQFEGLFLSTAHTDEDIEKTIQAAERAFEQIQAQ, encoded by the coding sequence ATGCGTTCTTATATCAACTCAAAAAAAGCACAAGAAAAAGCAGAAAAATTAATGCCAGGTGGAGTAAATAGTCCCGTTCGTGCATTTAAATCTGTCCATATGGATCCTATTTTTATGGATCACGGAAAAGGTTCTAAAGTATATGATATCGATGGAAATGAGTATATCGATTATGTTCTTTCATGGGGACCATTAATTTTAGGGCATGCAGATGATCGCGTAGTAGAAAGTCTTAAAAAGGTAGCCGAAAAAGGAACAAGTTTTGGTGCATCTACATTGATGGAAACCAAACTAGCAGAACTCGTTATTGAACGCGTGCCATCAATCGAAGTGATTCGTATGGTTAACTCAGGTACAGAAGCAACGATGAGTGCTTTACGGCTTGCACGTGGTTATACGGGTCGTAATAAAATTATGAAATTCGAAGGAAGTTACCACGGACATGGTGATTCTTTATTAATTAAAGCTGGTTCTGGAGTCGCAACACTTGGTTTACCAGACAGCCCTGGTGTACCTGAATCGATTGCAAAAAATACCGTTACGGCTGCTTATAATGACTTAGATGCAGTGCGTCAAGCGTTTGAACAATATGGTGATGACATTGCGTGTATTATCGTAGAACCTGTAGCAGGAAATATGGGACTTGTGCCACCACTATCTGGTTTCTTACAAGGCTTGCGTGATATTACAAATGAATATGGTGCATTATTAATCTTTGATGAAGTAATGACAGGTTTCCGCGTTGATTACGGATGTGCACAAGGCCTTTTTGGTGTGACTCCTGATTTAACAACATTAGGAAAAGTTATTGGTGGTGGTCTTCCTGTAGGTGCTTTTGGAGGAAAACGTGAAATTATGGAACAAATTGCTCCAAGCGGTCCGATTTATCAAGCGGGTACTCTTTCAGGAAATCCACTAGCAATGACAGCTGGATATGAAACGCTTGTTCAATTAACACCAGCAGCGTACGAAGAAATTAATCGAAAAGCAGATAAACTTCAAGCAGGACTCATTAAAGCAGCAGAAAAATATGACATTCCACATTGCGTGAATCGTGTTGGCTCTATGTTTGGCTTTTTCTTTACAAATGAAAAAGTAATCAATTACGAAACAGCCAAAACAAGTGATCTTGAAATGTTTGCGGAATATTATAAATTGATGGCAGATCAAGGAATTTTCTTACCACCGTCACAATTTGAAGGATTATTTTTATCTACTGCACATACAGATGAAGATATCGAAAAAACGATTCAAGCTGCAGAACGTGCATTTGAGCAAATTCAAGCACAATAA
- a CDS encoding acetyl-CoA carboxylase biotin carboxyl carrier protein subunit, producing the protein MSKVMTNMAGNVWKVLVKPGDTVSAGDDVVILESMKMEIPIQAETDGTVKSLQINEGDFVNEGDTLVEFE; encoded by the coding sequence ATGAGTAAAGTGATGACGAATATGGCAGGTAATGTTTGGAAGGTGTTAGTGAAACCAGGGGATACCGTATCAGCTGGAGATGATGTGGTTATTTTAGAATCAATGAAAATGGAAATCCCTATCCAAGCAGAAACAGACGGAACCGTAAAATCACTGCAAATTAATGAAGGTGATTTTGTAAACGAGGGTGATACTTTAGTGGAATTTGAATAA
- a CDS encoding enoyl-CoA hydratase: protein MKTVMYEVKNHIATITLNRKEAANAMSLQLLTELHDTLYKVKYDPNVRVVILTGSGDAVFCAGADLKERASMPPKEAKKTVSFIGTTINEVESLPQPVIAAINGAAFGGGLELALACCIRVLNEQAKVGLTEASLGIIPGAGGTQRLARLIGRGRAKELIYTARRVSATDALHYGIVEHVVPTEAVLQKATELAEEMVKNAPLSLIQAKKAINEGLDVDSKTGFVIEKMAYDLLLGSKDRIEGLQAFKEKRVPNYKGE from the coding sequence ATGAAGACAGTAATGTACGAAGTGAAAAATCATATTGCGACGATTACATTAAATAGAAAAGAAGCTGCTAATGCAATGAGTTTACAACTGCTTACAGAGCTCCATGATACGTTATATAAAGTAAAATACGACCCGAATGTCCGAGTGGTCATTTTAACTGGAAGTGGGGATGCGGTATTTTGTGCTGGTGCTGATTTAAAAGAACGAGCATCGATGCCACCAAAAGAAGCGAAAAAAACCGTTTCTTTTATTGGGACAACGATTAATGAAGTAGAAAGTTTGCCACAACCTGTTATTGCTGCAATAAATGGTGCAGCATTCGGTGGAGGGCTCGAATTAGCACTTGCGTGTTGTATTCGTGTTTTAAATGAGCAGGCAAAGGTCGGGCTAACAGAAGCATCGCTAGGAATTATTCCAGGAGCTGGAGGAACCCAACGGTTAGCAAGATTAATCGGACGTGGGCGTGCTAAAGAACTCATTTATACCGCACGTCGTGTATCTGCAACAGATGCGTTGCATTACGGAATAGTAGAACATGTCGTTCCAACAGAAGCAGTGTTACAAAAGGCGACAGAACTTGCAGAAGAAATGGTGAAAAATGCACCACTTTCCTTAATTCAAGCGAAAAAGGCAATCAATGAAGGGTTAGATGTCGATAGTAAAACAGGGTTTGTGATAGAAAAAATGGCATATGATTTATTGCTTGGTTCTAAAGATCGAATCGAAGGATTACAAGCATTTAAAGAAAAAAGAGTACCAAATTATAAAGGAGAGTGA
- a CDS encoding acyl-CoA carboxylase subunit beta, translating into MLKKGGQAKYHEKNREQGKLFVRERLELLFDEGLSIEDGLYANCQEDGLPADGVVAGIGKIHGRTVAVMANDSTVKAGSWGKRTVEKIIRIQETAEKLQCPLLYLVDSAGARITDQIEMFPGRRGAGRIFYNQVKLSGKIPQICLLFGPSAAGGAYIPAFCDTVVMVEGNASMYLGSPRMAEMVIGEKVTLEEMGGARMHCSVSGCGDVLAKTEEEAIRYARKYIGYFPNNYREKPEKVEGRAPKAFEKSISELLPANQNAPFDMYQLIERVVDEDSLCEVKKLFAPELITTLARIDGQAVGIIANQPRMKGGVLFHDSADKAAKFMTLCDAYHIPLLFLADIPGFMIGTKVERAGIIRHGAKMISAMSEATVPKISVIVRKAYGAGLYAMAGPAFEPDCCLAFPNAQIAVMGPEAAVNAVYANKIAALDEKDRPAFIEEKRNEYREDIDIYRLASEMIVDDIIAPDDLRSALIKRLDAYMSKYVVFTDRKHGVYPV; encoded by the coding sequence ATGCTTAAAAAAGGTGGACAAGCAAAGTATCATGAAAAAAACCGAGAACAAGGAAAGTTATTTGTTCGTGAGCGATTAGAATTATTATTTGATGAAGGATTATCAATAGAAGATGGTTTATATGCAAACTGTCAGGAAGACGGGCTTCCTGCTGATGGTGTTGTAGCGGGAATAGGAAAAATTCATGGACGTACAGTAGCGGTAATGGCTAATGATTCAACTGTCAAAGCAGGATCTTGGGGGAAAAGGACAGTAGAAAAAATTATTCGTATTCAGGAAACAGCAGAAAAATTACAATGCCCCCTTTTATACCTTGTCGATTCTGCTGGTGCACGAATTACCGATCAAATTGAAATGTTCCCTGGTCGTCGCGGTGCAGGACGGATTTTCTATAACCAAGTAAAATTATCTGGGAAAATCCCGCAAATTTGTTTGTTGTTTGGTCCTTCTGCAGCAGGAGGTGCGTATATTCCTGCCTTTTGCGACACTGTTGTCATGGTAGAAGGGAATGCTTCTATGTACTTAGGCTCACCACGTATGGCAGAAATGGTAATCGGAGAAAAAGTAACATTAGAAGAAATGGGTGGTGCGCGCATGCATTGCTCCGTGTCAGGTTGTGGGGATGTATTAGCGAAAACAGAAGAAGAAGCGATTCGTTATGCTCGTAAATATATTGGTTATTTTCCGAATAACTACCGGGAAAAACCAGAAAAAGTAGAAGGACGTGCACCGAAAGCTTTTGAAAAATCAATTAGTGAATTATTACCAGCCAATCAAAATGCCCCATTTGATATGTATCAATTAATTGAGCGAGTGGTCGATGAAGATTCGTTATGTGAAGTTAAAAAGCTATTTGCCCCAGAACTAATTACCACCCTTGCACGAATTGATGGACAAGCAGTTGGAATTATTGCCAATCAACCGCGCATGAAAGGTGGCGTATTGTTCCACGATTCTGCGGACAAAGCAGCGAAGTTTATGACGCTATGCGATGCTTATCATATACCACTTCTATTTTTAGCAGACATTCCAGGGTTTATGATTGGAACAAAAGTAGAAAGAGCGGGGATTATTCGTCACGGTGCGAAAATGATTTCTGCTATGAGTGAAGCGACGGTTCCGAAGATATCGGTTATCGTACGAAAAGCGTATGGCGCTGGTCTGTATGCAATGGCAGGTCCTGCATTTGAACCGGATTGTTGTTTAGCTTTTCCAAATGCACAAATTGCAGTGATGGGACCAGAAGCTGCTGTCAATGCTGTATATGCGAATAAAATTGCAGCACTAGACGAAAAAGACCGTCCAGCTTTTATTGAAGAAAAACGAAATGAATATCGAGAAGATATTGATATTTATCGTCTCGCATCTGAAATGATTGTCGACGATATTATTGCTCCGGATGATTTACGATCAGCTTTAATCAAACGTCTCGACGCATATATGAGTAAATATGTTGTATTTACGGATCGCAAACACGGCGTGTATCCGGTGTAA
- a CDS encoding acyl-CoA dehydrogenase — translation MNFEFTQEQKMVKDMARDFAEKEVRPIADEVDRTSRFPKEVFRKMGELGLLGIPFPEEYGGAGGDTISYALAVEEIGKACGGTGLSYAATISLGASPIYYFGTQEQKEKWLVPMAMGETLGSFGLTEPNAGSDAGGTRTKAVVDGEEYVINGEKCWITNAEYARQIIVTAVTGKDEKGRNKISAIIVPTDTPGVTINSNYEKMGVRGSNTCEIILDNVRVPRENLLGDPEKGFSQFLYTLDGGRISIAALSVGIAQAAYEKALQYAKERVQFGKSISKFQAIQFKLADMATEIELARTLVHKAAWLKDQNKPFGKEAAMAKLFASETGFRTCNQAIQIHGGYGYMREYEVERHLRDIKLMEIGEGTSEIQRLVISRRIGC, via the coding sequence ATGAATTTTGAATTTACACAAGAACAAAAAATGGTGAAAGACATGGCGCGAGATTTTGCCGAAAAAGAAGTTCGTCCAATTGCTGATGAAGTGGATAGGACAAGCCGATTTCCAAAAGAAGTATTCAGAAAAATGGGGGAGCTAGGATTACTAGGTATACCGTTTCCAGAAGAGTATGGTGGAGCTGGTGGCGACACGATTTCTTATGCATTAGCAGTAGAAGAAATAGGAAAGGCGTGCGGTGGGACAGGCTTAAGTTATGCGGCAACCATTTCTTTAGGTGCTAGCCCTATTTATTATTTTGGAACGCAAGAACAAAAAGAAAAATGGCTCGTTCCGATGGCAATGGGGGAAACATTAGGAAGTTTTGGATTAACAGAACCAAATGCCGGAAGCGATGCAGGTGGCACTCGAACAAAAGCCGTCGTGGATGGAGAGGAATATGTCATTAATGGTGAAAAATGTTGGATTACGAATGCAGAGTATGCAAGACAAATTATCGTAACAGCGGTAACTGGAAAAGATGAGAAAGGACGTAATAAAATTTCTGCTATTATCGTGCCAACGGATACTCCAGGAGTTACGATTAACAGCAATTATGAAAAAATGGGTGTACGAGGTTCTAATACGTGTGAAATTATTTTGGATAATGTGCGTGTACCACGAGAAAATCTTTTAGGAGATCCGGAAAAAGGATTTAGTCAATTTTTATATACACTAGATGGTGGTCGTATTTCGATTGCTGCATTATCGGTTGGAATTGCTCAAGCTGCATATGAAAAGGCGTTACAATATGCAAAAGAACGTGTCCAATTTGGAAAATCGATTTCAAAATTCCAAGCTATTCAATTTAAACTGGCTGACATGGCAACAGAAATCGAATTAGCTCGTACTTTAGTGCATAAAGCAGCGTGGTTAAAAGATCAAAATAAACCATTTGGAAAAGAAGCGGCAATGGCGAAATTATTTGCTTCCGAAACAGGATTCCGTACGTGTAATCAAGCTATTCAAATCCACGGTGGGTATGGATATATGCGTGAATATGAAGTGGAACGACATTTGCGTGATATCAAATTAATGGAAATTGGTGAAGGGACTTCTGAGATTCAACGACTAGTTATTTCCCGTCGAATTGGTTGTTAA
- a CDS encoding LysM peptidoglycan-binding domain-containing protein has translation MKHEEGLLRFSISEFVNISQAQVKQMISLSLEPNISVEPLNDLVTMKGALILQGEYESGEDDLAGNVRKLEHSFPIDITIPKSRVTSLDTIQLMIESFDYDFEEQERLIIQADLLVSGITNESAFVLEEREKETLEEPLVRMEAGHKQAERVEDEAVETSTVDTTLLGEEQMGEMTIEKQEEKEVRPLVQIEATREENDRPLVQVESTREEKHPVVVEEIQVVQEIQKEETEEARNEESKEQDAHVHEGEFEQEFLLSELFATDEEDHFSQVKIYIVQRDETLHTVASRYEMPVDELVRFNDLKTTDVEAGMLVYVPKVTKKA, from the coding sequence GTGAAGCATGAGGAAGGGTTGCTTCGTTTTTCAATTTCAGAGTTTGTAAATATTAGTCAAGCTCAGGTTAAACAAATGATTTCTTTATCATTGGAACCGAATATTTCTGTGGAGCCATTAAATGATCTTGTTACCATGAAGGGGGCTTTAATTCTTCAAGGAGAATATGAGTCAGGTGAGGATGACTTAGCGGGAAACGTTCGAAAATTAGAACATTCTTTTCCTATCGATATTACGATTCCAAAATCACGAGTAACGAGTCTAGATACAATTCAATTAATGATTGAAAGTTTTGATTATGATTTTGAAGAACAAGAGCGTCTTATTATTCAAGCAGATTTGCTTGTTAGTGGTATTACGAATGAAAGTGCGTTTGTGCTAGAAGAAAGAGAAAAAGAAACGTTAGAAGAACCACTAGTAAGAATGGAAGCAGGACATAAGCAAGCAGAACGAGTAGAAGATGAAGCAGTAGAAACTTCTACTGTAGATACAACGTTACTTGGGGAAGAACAAATGGGCGAAATGACGATTGAAAAACAAGAAGAAAAAGAAGTTAGACCACTTGTTCAAATTGAAGCAACAAGAGAAGAAAACGATAGACCACTTGTTCAAGTTGAATCAACAAGAGAAGAAAAGCATCCAGTTGTAGTAGAAGAAATTCAAGTAGTACAAGAAATTCAAAAGGAAGAAACGGAAGAAGCTAGGAACGAAGAATCTAAAGAACAAGACGCACATGTTCATGAAGGTGAATTTGAACAGGAATTTTTACTATCAGAATTATTTGCTACAGACGAAGAAGATCACTTTTCTCAAGTAAAGATTTATATTGTACAACGGGATGAAACGTTGCATACAGTTGCAAGTCGATATGAAATGCCAGTAGATGAGCTCGTTCGTTTTAATGATTTGAAAACGACAGATGTAGAAGCAGGTATGTTAGTATATGTCCCTAAAGTCACGAAAAAAGCATAG
- a CDS encoding TetR/AcrR family transcriptional regulator, which yields MEKSLKDRIIDTAIDLFEKNGYHGVTVDRIVAESNTSKGGFYHNFKSKDELLYDIHDLFISYVLQKANEAYENYTTPTERLCAIIQSFTKVFDMYKPHITVFYQENTYLKEEYEQKINEKRDLYKQIIFKVIEEGIESGVFRKELPREIIGMSIIGMVNWTYKWFNTSGPMTIDEIAAVFIDLILHSLLTEEAKYDPVVQPYLLVNKPVSFS from the coding sequence ATGGAAAAGAGTTTGAAAGATAGAATCATTGATACTGCAATTGATCTTTTTGAAAAAAATGGCTATCATGGAGTAACGGTTGATCGCATTGTCGCGGAATCAAATACATCCAAAGGTGGCTTTTATCACAACTTTAAGTCAAAGGACGAGCTCCTTTATGACATCCACGATCTTTTTATTTCATACGTGTTACAAAAAGCAAACGAAGCGTACGAAAACTACACAACACCTACAGAAAGACTTTGTGCTATTATTCAATCATTTACAAAAGTCTTTGATATGTACAAACCTCACATTACAGTTTTTTACCAGGAAAATACGTACTTAAAAGAAGAATATGAGCAAAAAATTAATGAAAAGCGTGATTTATACAAACAAATTATTTTTAAAGTCATCGAAGAAGGCATCGAATCAGGCGTTTTTCGGAAAGAGTTACCGCGTGAAATTATAGGGATGTCGATTATTGGCATGGTGAACTGGACGTACAAGTGGTTTAATACGAGTGGACCGATGACAATTGACGAAATTGCTGCTGTTTTCATTGATCTAATATTACATTCTCTCCTCACAGAAGAAGCAAAATATGATCCAGTCGTTCAACCCTATTTATTAGTGAATAAGCCGGTTTCTTTTTCATAA
- a CDS encoding AMP-binding protein, which translates to MSNLLDVTVGKLLEEQAKKYPNHEAVVYDDRGLRMTYKEFDDHCRKVARGLMALGIEKGEHLAAWSTNTPEWLSLQFATGKMGAVLVTVNTNYRAAELEYLLKQSDSKTLILMEQYRDVSYVDTIYQICPELRTSKPGQLKSKRLPHLKNVIFMGEKRYPGMFQWNDIIEASKTVTEGQLEEQLNSLRAEDVINMQYTSGTTGFPKGVMLSHRNIVNNGHQIAQCMELTYKDRLCIPVPFFHCFGCVLGVLAAVSVGATVLPVQEFDPKVVLEIVQKEKCTALHGVPTMFIAELHHPDFQEYDLSTLRTGIMAGSTCPIEVMKEVMEKMNMEEITIAYGQTESAPVITQTRTDDPIELRVETVGRPHPNVEVKIVNPVTNEEVPRGESGELCTRGYHVMKGYYKNEEATKEAIDQDGFLHTGDLAVMDEQGYVRITGRLKDMIIRGGENIYPREIEEFLYRHPKVLDVQVVGVPDPKFGEEVMAWVILKEGETCTADEIKDFCKGQISRHKIPRYIQFTDAYPMTASGKIQKYKLREQSEQIVKNNQLPI; encoded by the coding sequence ATGTCCAATTTATTAGATGTAACGGTCGGAAAGTTATTAGAAGAGCAGGCAAAAAAGTATCCGAATCATGAAGCGGTTGTGTACGATGACCGTGGATTACGGATGACGTATAAAGAGTTTGATGATCATTGTCGGAAAGTGGCGCGAGGATTAATGGCCTTAGGAATTGAAAAAGGAGAACATTTAGCAGCATGGTCTACGAATACGCCGGAATGGTTATCCTTACAGTTTGCTACTGGGAAAATGGGAGCTGTGTTAGTAACGGTAAATACTAATTACCGAGCAGCAGAATTAGAATATTTGTTAAAACAATCTGACTCGAAAACGTTAATTTTAATGGAGCAATATCGGGATGTGTCATATGTTGATACCATTTATCAAATTTGCCCAGAATTACGAACATCTAAACCAGGACAGTTAAAAAGTAAACGATTACCTCATCTAAAAAACGTTATTTTTATGGGAGAAAAAAGATACCCAGGTATGTTTCAATGGAATGATATTATCGAAGCATCCAAAACTGTAACAGAAGGACAATTAGAAGAACAATTAAATAGCTTACGTGCGGAAGATGTGATCAATATGCAATATACATCCGGGACGACAGGTTTTCCAAAAGGCGTGATGCTATCGCATCGAAACATTGTGAATAATGGCCATCAAATTGCGCAATGTATGGAATTAACGTACAAAGATCGATTATGTATTCCCGTTCCGTTTTTCCATTGTTTTGGTTGTGTGTTAGGAGTACTTGCTGCTGTGAGCGTTGGAGCCACTGTTTTACCAGTTCAAGAATTTGACCCGAAAGTTGTGCTTGAAATAGTTCAAAAAGAAAAATGTACGGCTCTTCATGGTGTACCAACGATGTTTATAGCGGAGTTACATCATCCAGATTTTCAAGAGTATGATTTATCTACACTACGTACAGGAATTATGGCAGGTTCGACATGTCCAATTGAAGTAATGAAAGAAGTAATGGAGAAAATGAACATGGAGGAAATTACAATTGCATACGGACAAACGGAATCTGCACCAGTTATTACTCAAACAAGGACAGACGATCCGATTGAACTTCGAGTAGAAACAGTAGGACGACCGCATCCAAATGTAGAAGTAAAAATTGTTAATCCAGTTACGAACGAAGAAGTTCCGCGCGGTGAATCAGGGGAACTTTGTACGCGCGGGTATCATGTTATGAAGGGATATTACAAAAACGAAGAAGCAACAAAAGAAGCAATTGATCAAGATGGTTTTCTCCATACTGGCGATTTAGCTGTGATGGATGAACAAGGATATGTTCGAATTACCGGTCGATTGAAAGATATGATTATTCGCGGAGGAGAAAATATTTATCCACGTGAAATCGAAGAATTTTTATATCGTCATCCGAAAGTGTTAGATGTACAAGTAGTCGGTGTTCCTGATCCGAAATTTGGAGAAGAAGTGATGGCCTGGGTTATTTTAAAGGAAGGCGAAACATGTACAGCGGATGAAATCAAAGATTTTTGTAAAGGACAAATTTCTCGACATAAAATTCCGCGGTATATTCAATTTACGGATGCGTATCCAATGACGGCGTCTGGAAAAATTCAAAAATACAAGTTACGTGAACAATCAGAGCAAATCGTTAAAAATAATCAATTACCAATTTAG
- a CDS encoding acetyl-CoA carboxylase biotin carboxylase subunit has protein sequence MFQKILIANRGEIALRVIRTCQRLGIKTVAVYSEADKQALHVRQADEAYCIGKPRVHESYLNIDAIMDVAKQANAEAIHPGYGLLSENSEFSRRCKEEGLVFIGPSPEVIHAMGNKIEARKTMIAAGVPVVPGIETSLKDEQEAADVADIIGYPVMLKASSGGGGIGMQLVSSKEELLTSFAGNQKRAQSFFGDGAMYIEKYIANPRHIEVQILADSHGNTVYVWERECSIQRRNQKVVEEAPSSFLDEETRRKMGEVAVKAAKHIGYENAGTIEFLVDEQKNFYFLEMNTRLQVEHPVTEEISGLDLVEWQLKVACGEPLSFTQEDMKKDGHAIEVRIYAENPKTFYPSPGTIETCVLPRGNAIRHEAAIENGTVVSPFYDPMIAKMIVKEPTREQAIETLTKALLAYKVTGIQTNIPMLIDVVKHEAFKQGNTTTNFVEEHFNKQLN, from the coding sequence ATGTTTCAAAAAATCTTAATTGCCAATCGTGGCGAAATCGCCTTACGTGTTATTCGGACATGCCAAAGGTTAGGAATCAAGACAGTTGCAGTATATTCGGAAGCGGATAAACAGGCGCTCCATGTTAGACAAGCGGATGAGGCATATTGTATTGGGAAACCAAGAGTTCACGAAAGTTATTTAAATATCGATGCTATTATGGATGTCGCAAAACAAGCAAATGCAGAAGCAATCCATCCCGGTTACGGATTGTTATCTGAAAATTCAGAATTTTCTAGAAGGTGCAAAGAAGAAGGACTAGTTTTTATTGGTCCTTCTCCTGAAGTTATTCATGCAATGGGAAATAAAATCGAAGCTAGAAAAACGATGATTGCTGCTGGAGTTCCAGTTGTTCCAGGAATCGAAACATCGTTAAAAGATGAACAAGAAGCAGCAGATGTAGCAGATATTATCGGGTATCCCGTAATGTTAAAAGCTTCTAGCGGTGGTGGCGGGATTGGTATGCAACTCGTTTCATCGAAAGAAGAATTACTCACATCATTTGCAGGTAATCAAAAACGCGCGCAATCTTTCTTCGGTGACGGTGCGATGTATATAGAAAAATATATTGCGAATCCACGTCATATTGAAGTGCAAATTTTAGCTGATTCACATGGAAATACGGTTTATGTTTGGGAAAGAGAGTGCTCGATTCAGCGTCGAAACCAAAAAGTTGTCGAAGAGGCACCATCTTCCTTTTTAGATGAAGAAACGAGACGCAAAATGGGGGAAGTAGCTGTAAAAGCTGCCAAACACATTGGATATGAAAACGCTGGTACGATTGAATTTTTAGTCGATGAACAAAAAAACTTTTATTTTCTTGAAATGAATACACGGTTGCAAGTAGAACATCCCGTAACGGAGGAAATTAGTGGATTAGATTTGGTGGAATGGCAATTAAAAGTTGCGTGCGGGGAGCCATTATCCTTTACACAAGAGGATATGAAAAAAGATGGACATGCTATTGAGGTTCGAATTTATGCAGAAAATCCAAAAACGTTTTATCCGTCTCCGGGTACGATTGAGACGTGTGTGTTGCCGAGAGGAAATGCTATTCGACATGAGGCAGCAATCGAAAATGGAACAGTAGTTAGTCCGTTTTATGATCCGATGATTGCAAAAATGATTGTAAAGGAACCGACACGTGAACAGGCAATTGAAACGTTAACAAAAGCATTGCTTGCATACAAAGTTACCGGAATTCAAACAAACATTCCGATGCTAATCGATGTTGTGAAGCATGAAGCTTTTAAACAAGGCAATACAACCACAAATTTTGTAGAAGAACATTTCAATAAACAATTGAATTAG